TAAGGCGGCTATCCGCCTTTTAACTTTCTAAACCCTTCTATGCAATACCCAAGGCTGAACCACTCACAGTCTTTACATATATTAGTCATTCTTTCTTCTGTCATATTTTCTTTGATTTTATTCACAACATCCCTATACCTTACTGCCTCTCCTACTTTTATACCCAAAATCTTTAAAACAGCTCTATCTCTTTCCTTTACACTGCCTGGATAATTTTCTATCCTGCATTCCCCATCCATATTATTTGGGCACATTGCACAGATGTTATCCACATTATCCACAGCTTTTATCAACATATGCTGTTTATTTTTCAATTTTCTAATAATTTTATACATATTATCAATAAAAACATCATCATAACCAAGCCCACGAAAACCTAACATGCATAAAAAGTGATGTCCTCTTATATCCATTATATTAACCTCCCCATTTATATTTTTAACAATATTAATTATACTATTTAATAAGCGGATTTCACAGTAGAGTAGAGTAGCCCACCCT
This is a stretch of genomic DNA from Aceticella autotrophica. It encodes these proteins:
- a CDS encoding DUF1284 domain-containing protein; translated protein: MDIRGHHFLCMLGFRGLGYDDVFIDNMYKIIRKLKNKQHMLIKAVDNVDNICAMCPNNMDGECRIENYPGSVKERDRAVLKILGIKVGEAVRYRDVVNKIKENMTEERMTNICKDCEWFSLGYCIEGFRKLKGG